A stretch of the Bacillus licheniformis DSM 13 = ATCC 14580 genome encodes the following:
- the priA gene encoding primosomal protein N' has product MNFAEVIVDVTTKNIDRPFDYRIPDKFKGMIKKGMRVIVPFGARKIQGFVTSVKESSELAGRSVKDIEDILDLAPVLTEELLELSDWLTEKTLSFKITALQAMLPAAMKAKYGKEIKVIGDKPLPEPLKTLFSQKETLSYSDINDHGTLKLIQRQVQEGNLEVAYKVKQKTNKKMRRMIAPLCAKEHLKEALAGLSPQAVKQKAILQFFIDRKEGGAVPAKDLIDKTGGSSASLKALIDKGLLKESEEEVYRDPYQDRMFKKTEPLPLTEEQAQAYEAIADAIEEKRHDVFLLHGVTGSGKTEVYLQSIEKVLEAGKEAIVLVPEISLTPQMVNRFKGRFGSQVAVLHSGLSTGEKYDEWRKIHRKEVRLVVGARSAIFAPFENLGMIIIDEEHETSYKQEEMPRYHAKEAAIQRAKYHRCPVVLGSATPTLESFARAKKGVYKLLSLKHRVNHQVMPDVSLVDMREELRSGNRSMFSKDLMAGLEETLEKGEQAVLFLNKRGYSSFVMCRDCGYVIQCPHCEISLTYHRYGQRLKCHYCGYETGMPSSCPECGSEHIRYFGTGTQRVEEELTKVLPAARVIRMDVDTTSRKGAHEKLLTSFGRGEADILLGTQMIAKGLDFENVTLVGVLSADTMLHIPDFRAAEKTFQLMTQVSGRAGRHEKPGKVIIQTYTPSHYSIQLTKTHDYETFFRQEMLHRREQAYPPYYYLALVSVSHEEVTKAALVTEKIATYLKKNISSEAKILGPVASPIARIKDRYRYQCVIKYKQENQLTSLLKNIMDHYKRDIEQKQLAISIDMNPYMMM; this is encoded by the coding sequence ATGAACTTCGCTGAAGTGATCGTCGATGTTACAACGAAAAATATCGACAGACCGTTTGATTACCGCATCCCCGACAAATTCAAAGGTATGATTAAAAAAGGGATGCGCGTGATCGTTCCGTTCGGCGCCCGCAAAATCCAGGGATTTGTCACCAGCGTGAAAGAATCGTCGGAGCTTGCCGGCCGTTCGGTTAAGGATATCGAGGATATCCTTGATCTGGCGCCCGTTTTGACGGAGGAGCTGCTTGAGCTGTCAGACTGGCTGACAGAAAAAACACTTTCTTTTAAAATTACGGCTTTGCAGGCGATGCTCCCCGCGGCTATGAAAGCAAAATACGGCAAAGAAATCAAGGTGATCGGCGATAAACCGCTTCCCGAACCGCTAAAAACCTTGTTCTCGCAAAAAGAGACGCTTTCTTATTCCGATATAAATGACCACGGAACATTAAAGCTGATTCAGCGCCAGGTTCAAGAAGGCAATCTTGAAGTGGCGTATAAAGTAAAGCAGAAAACAAACAAAAAAATGCGGAGAATGATCGCCCCCCTTTGCGCGAAAGAACATTTAAAAGAAGCGCTTGCCGGCCTCTCTCCGCAAGCTGTCAAACAAAAAGCGATCCTTCAGTTTTTCATCGACCGCAAAGAGGGCGGCGCTGTTCCGGCAAAGGATCTGATCGACAAAACGGGGGGCTCTTCCGCGTCCTTGAAAGCGCTCATCGACAAGGGGCTGTTAAAGGAAAGCGAAGAGGAGGTTTACAGGGATCCTTATCAGGACAGAATGTTCAAAAAAACCGAACCGCTTCCGCTGACTGAAGAGCAGGCGCAGGCCTACGAGGCGATAGCGGATGCAATCGAAGAAAAGCGGCACGATGTGTTTCTTCTTCACGGAGTGACCGGAAGCGGAAAAACGGAAGTCTATCTGCAATCGATCGAAAAGGTGCTGGAAGCCGGCAAAGAAGCGATCGTTCTCGTTCCGGAAATTTCCCTGACGCCGCAGATGGTCAACCGCTTTAAAGGGCGCTTTGGCTCGCAGGTAGCCGTACTGCACAGCGGGCTTTCAACAGGAGAAAAATATGATGAATGGCGGAAAATCCACCGCAAAGAAGTCCGGCTTGTCGTCGGGGCGCGCTCGGCGATTTTCGCGCCGTTTGAAAATCTCGGCATGATTATAATTGATGAAGAGCACGAAACATCGTACAAGCAGGAGGAGATGCCGAGATACCATGCGAAAGAAGCGGCGATTCAAAGGGCCAAATACCACCGGTGTCCGGTCGTGCTCGGCAGTGCGACGCCGACGCTCGAATCGTTCGCGAGGGCGAAAAAAGGCGTGTACAAGCTTCTTTCTCTCAAGCACCGCGTCAATCACCAAGTCATGCCCGACGTGTCTCTCGTCGATATGAGAGAGGAACTGCGCAGCGGAAACCGCTCGATGTTTTCCAAAGACTTAATGGCCGGGCTTGAGGAAACTCTTGAAAAAGGAGAGCAGGCCGTTCTGTTTTTAAACAAAAGAGGCTATTCCTCATTTGTCATGTGCAGGGACTGCGGATATGTCATCCAGTGTCCTCATTGTGAAATTTCATTGACGTACCACAGGTATGGACAGCGTCTGAAGTGCCATTACTGCGGCTATGAAACCGGCATGCCGTCAAGCTGCCCCGAATGCGGAAGCGAGCATATCCGCTACTTTGGTACAGGCACACAGCGGGTCGAAGAAGAATTGACGAAGGTTCTGCCGGCTGCAAGGGTGATCCGCATGGATGTCGATACAACCTCAAGAAAGGGAGCGCATGAAAAGCTGCTCACATCCTTTGGCAGAGGCGAAGCCGATATCCTGCTTGGAACGCAGATGATCGCCAAAGGGCTCGATTTCGAAAACGTCACGCTCGTCGGTGTCTTGAGCGCGGATACGATGCTTCACATCCCCGATTTCAGAGCCGCTGAAAAAACGTTCCAGCTGATGACGCAGGTGAGCGGAAGAGCGGGGCGCCACGAAAAGCCGGGCAAGGTGATCATTCAGACGTACACACCGTCCCATTACAGCATTCAGCTCACAAAAACGCATGATTATGAAACATTCTTCCGGCAGGAGATGCTGCACAGAAGGGAACAGGCCTATCCTCCATATTATTATTTGGCGCTGGTCAGCGTATCGCACGAGGAAGTGACGAAGGCGGCACTCGTGACTGAAAAAATCGCCACCTATTTAAAAAAGAACATTTCAAGCGAGGCGAAGATTCTCGGCCCTGTCGCATCTCCGATCGCCAGGATCAAAGATAGATATCGCTATCAATGCGTGATAAAATACAAACAGGAAAACCAGCTTACATCGTTGCTTAAAAACATTATGGATCATTACAAACGAGACATTGAACAAAAGCAATTGGCGATTTCGATCGACATGAATCCATATATGATGATGTAA
- the def gene encoding peptide deformylase: protein MAVKPIVTYPAEVLETPAEPVASFDKSLKKLLDNMYDTMLELDGVGLAAPQIGVSKRAAVVDIGDDTGRIELVNPEVIEESGEQTGPEGCLSFPDLYGEVKRSDYVKVKAFDRRGKPFTIEAEGFLARALLHEIDHLDGILFTSKVTRYYDAEELEEMEG from the coding sequence TTGGCAGTAAAACCGATCGTAACGTATCCGGCGGAGGTTCTTGAGACCCCTGCCGAACCCGTTGCGTCTTTTGATAAATCATTAAAGAAACTACTCGACAATATGTATGATACGATGCTTGAGCTGGACGGAGTCGGACTGGCCGCTCCGCAAATCGGCGTTTCAAAAAGAGCGGCAGTCGTCGATATCGGCGATGACACGGGAAGAATTGAACTGGTCAACCCGGAGGTCATCGAAGAGAGCGGTGAACAAACGGGTCCTGAAGGCTGTTTGAGCTTTCCTGATCTATACGGTGAAGTGAAGCGTTCCGATTATGTAAAGGTCAAGGCGTTCGACCGCCGCGGGAAACCGTTTACGATTGAAGCTGAGGGCTTTTTGGCGCGTGCGCTGCTGCACGAAATCGACCATTTGGACGGTATTTTATTCACATCAAAAGTAACGCGCTATTATGATGCGGAAGAACTTGAGGAAATGGAAGGATGA
- the fmt gene encoding methionyl-tRNA formyltransferase, whose amino-acid sequence MTRIVFMGTPDFSVPVLGTLIDDGYEVVGVVTQPDRPKGRKKVMTPPPVKEEALRRGIPVLQPEKVREEAETDKILALEPDLIVTAAFGQILPKKLLDYPKYGCINVHASLLPELRGGAPIHYAILEGKEKTGVTIMYMVEKLDAGDMLAKVEVDIEETDNVGTLHDKLSKAGAALLSETVPRIIDGSVTPEKQDEQKATYAPNIKREQELIDWSKPGEVLYNQVRGLNPWPVAYTVLNGQTLKVWAAKKCQALKQAEPGEIVTVEKDGIVVATGNDTALKLTEVQPAGKKRMKAEDFVRGAGLQAGMKLGHDDEK is encoded by the coding sequence ATGACAAGGATCGTTTTTATGGGAACGCCGGATTTTTCCGTCCCGGTGCTCGGCACATTGATTGATGACGGCTATGAGGTAGTGGGTGTCGTCACCCAGCCTGACCGCCCGAAAGGCAGAAAAAAGGTGATGACTCCGCCGCCTGTCAAGGAGGAAGCGCTGCGCCGCGGCATTCCCGTGCTCCAGCCTGAGAAAGTGAGGGAAGAAGCGGAAACGGACAAGATTTTGGCGCTTGAACCCGATTTAATCGTAACGGCGGCATTCGGACAGATCCTGCCGAAAAAGCTCCTCGATTATCCGAAATACGGCTGTATCAATGTCCATGCCTCTCTTCTGCCGGAGCTGCGCGGAGGAGCCCCGATCCATTACGCCATTCTGGAAGGCAAAGAGAAAACAGGCGTGACGATCATGTACATGGTCGAAAAATTGGATGCAGGCGATATGCTCGCCAAGGTTGAAGTTGACATCGAAGAAACAGATAATGTCGGCACGCTCCACGATAAGCTGAGCAAGGCCGGAGCTGCGCTTCTTTCCGAAACGGTTCCGAGAATCATTGACGGTTCGGTAACCCCGGAAAAACAGGATGAACAGAAAGCGACATACGCGCCGAACATTAAACGCGAGCAGGAACTGATCGACTGGTCTAAGCCCGGCGAAGTCCTGTACAACCAAGTCAGAGGCTTGAATCCTTGGCCTGTCGCATACACGGTCTTAAACGGCCAGACGCTGAAAGTATGGGCCGCGAAAAAATGCCAAGCCTTAAAACAGGCAGAGCCGGGGGAGATCGTCACCGTTGAAAAAGACGGCATTGTCGTCGCAACCGGAAATGACACCGCGTTAAAATTAACGGAAGTGCAGCCTGCCGGCAAAAAAAGAATGAAGGCTGAAGATTTTGTCAGGGGAGCGGGTCTTCAAGCCGGAATGAAATTGGGTCATGACGATGAAAAATAA
- the rsmB gene encoding 16S rRNA (cytosine(967)-C(5))-methyltransferase RsmB — MKNNVREVALDALIKLDQNQAYSNLLLQSAMKANDLSDKDRGLLTELVYGTLQNKLALDYMLKPFIKKPEKVKDWVIHLLRMSLYQMEYLEKIPDRAALFEAVEIAKRRGHKGISSFVNGVLRSVQREGVPSFADIADPIERLAVETSHPEWLVREWTDAYGFEAAEQICRIHMIPPKQTIRVNRLKNDRDTLLSRLNEAGIEAEEGDLSKDAVKLLKGTIASTPFFKEGEVTIQDESSMLVARALGPERGETVLDACAAPGGKSTHIGELLEDTGKVVSLDLHQHKVKLIKEAAGRIGLSNIEARALDARKAGEVFEPEQFDRILVDAPCSGFGVIRRKPDLKYSKTPEDSARLAGIQLAILNEIAPLLKTGGTLVYSTCTMDPTENEQVMHAFLEEHDEFEADPTLAERLPEKAAPYVKDGSIQILPHYFGTDGFFICSMRKKGSQ, encoded by the coding sequence ATGAAAAATAATGTGAGAGAAGTCGCGCTTGATGCACTGATTAAGCTTGACCAGAATCAGGCATACAGCAATCTTTTGCTTCAGTCTGCCATGAAAGCGAACGATTTAAGCGACAAAGACAGAGGCCTTTTGACAGAACTCGTTTACGGCACCCTTCAGAATAAGCTGGCGCTTGATTATATGCTGAAGCCGTTTATTAAAAAGCCGGAAAAGGTGAAAGACTGGGTCATCCATCTGTTGAGAATGTCGCTGTATCAGATGGAATACCTGGAGAAAATCCCTGACCGGGCCGCTCTTTTTGAAGCCGTTGAAATCGCTAAAAGACGCGGGCATAAAGGAATATCTTCATTTGTTAACGGTGTTCTGCGCTCCGTTCAGAGGGAAGGAGTGCCTTCCTTTGCGGATATTGCCGATCCGATTGAACGCCTTGCGGTTGAGACAAGCCATCCGGAGTGGCTTGTCAGAGAATGGACGGATGCCTACGGGTTCGAAGCGGCAGAACAAATCTGCCGGATTCATATGATCCCGCCGAAGCAGACGATCCGCGTCAACAGGCTGAAAAACGACCGGGATACGCTTCTTTCCCGTCTGAATGAAGCGGGGATTGAGGCGGAAGAAGGCGACTTGTCCAAAGACGCTGTCAAACTGCTGAAAGGAACGATTGCGTCCACTCCTTTTTTCAAAGAAGGCGAAGTCACCATACAAGATGAAAGCTCAATGCTAGTAGCGAGAGCCCTTGGACCTGAGCGGGGAGAAACAGTGCTGGATGCATGCGCAGCTCCGGGAGGAAAATCCACTCATATCGGCGAACTGCTCGAAGATACGGGAAAGGTCGTCTCCCTGGACCTTCATCAGCATAAAGTAAAGCTGATCAAAGAAGCGGCAGGCCGGATTGGACTTTCCAACATTGAAGCAAGAGCGCTGGATGCCAGAAAAGCCGGAGAAGTCTTCGAACCGGAACAGTTCGACCGGATCCTCGTCGATGCCCCGTGTTCGGGATTCGGCGTCATCCGCAGAAAACCGGATCTCAAATACAGCAAAACGCCCGAAGACAGCGCGCGTCTCGCCGGGATTCAGCTTGCGATTTTAAACGAAATCGCACCTTTATTGAAAACAGGCGGGACATTGGTTTACAGCACATGCACAATGGACCCGACCGAAAATGAACAAGTCATGCATGCTTTTTTGGAAGAACACGACGAATTTGAAGCGGACCCCACCCTCGCCGAGCGGCTGCCCGAAAAAGCGGCGCCGTATGTCAAGGATGGAAGCATTCAAATCCTTCCCCACTACTTTGGAACGGACGGCTTCTTTATTTGCAGCATGAGAAAGAAGGGATCACAATAA
- the rlmN gene encoding 23S rRNA (adenine(2503)-C(2))-methyltransferase RlmN, with product MESKQKVRKELRTERPSIYSFEIEELKSWLSENGEKPFRAAQIFEWLYEKRVTSFEKMTNLSKELRTKLNEHFVLTTLKTAVKQTSQDGTMKFLFELHDGYTIETVLMRHEYGNSVCVTTQVGCRIGCTFCASTLGGLKRNLEAGEIVAQVVKVQQALDETDERVSSIVIMGIGEPFDNFQEMLAFLKIVNHDKGLNIGARHITVSTSGIIPKIYEFADEKLQINFAISLHAPNTEIRSRLMPINRAYKLPDLMKAVDYYIKKTGRRVTFEYGLFGGVNDQVEHAEELAELLKGIKCHVNLIPVNYVPERDYVRTPKEQIFAFEKTLKSHGVNVTIRREQGHDIDAACGQLRAKERQEETR from the coding sequence ATGGAATCGAAACAAAAAGTAAGAAAAGAATTGCGGACAGAAAGACCGTCCATCTATTCTTTTGAAATAGAAGAACTGAAAAGCTGGCTATCGGAAAACGGCGAGAAGCCATTCCGCGCCGCGCAAATATTCGAATGGCTATACGAAAAGAGAGTCACGTCATTTGAAAAGATGACAAACCTTTCAAAAGAGCTGCGGACAAAGCTGAATGAGCATTTCGTATTAACGACGCTGAAAACGGCCGTCAAACAGACTTCCCAAGATGGAACAATGAAGTTTTTATTCGAGCTTCATGACGGCTACACGATCGAGACCGTATTAATGCGGCACGAATATGGCAATTCTGTTTGTGTAACGACACAGGTGGGCTGCCGGATCGGCTGTACGTTCTGCGCATCGACCCTCGGCGGCTTAAAGCGGAACCTGGAAGCCGGAGAGATCGTCGCACAGGTTGTCAAAGTGCAGCAGGCGCTTGATGAAACAGATGAACGCGTCAGCTCAATCGTCATTATGGGAATCGGCGAGCCGTTCGATAATTTTCAGGAAATGCTTGCGTTCTTGAAAATCGTCAACCATGATAAAGGACTGAATATCGGAGCGCGCCATATCACCGTATCAACGAGCGGGATCATTCCGAAAATCTACGAGTTTGCAGACGAAAAGCTGCAGATCAACTTTGCGATTTCTCTGCACGCGCCGAACACTGAGATCAGAAGCCGGCTGATGCCGATCAACAGAGCCTACAAGCTGCCCGATCTGATGAAAGCGGTCGATTACTACATTAAGAAAACCGGCAGAAGGGTTACGTTTGAATACGGGCTTTTCGGCGGTGTCAACGATCAGGTTGAACACGCGGAAGAGCTGGCTGAATTGCTAAAAGGAATCAAATGCCACGTCAACTTGATTCCGGTCAACTATGTACCTGAACGAGACTATGTCAGAACACCGAAAGAACAGATTTTCGCCTTTGAAAAAACATTAAAGTCTCATGGAGTAAATGTCACGATCAGAAGAGAGCAAGGCCATGATATTGACGCTGCCTGCGGACAGCTTCGTGCAAAGGAGCGCCAGGAAGAGACGAGGTGA
- a CDS encoding Stp1/IreP family PP2C-type Ser/Thr phosphatase: protein MKTALKTDRGKIRQHNEDDAGIFTEKNGLVLAVVCDGMGGHLAGDVASRMAVSALRDIWEETEEVPASPAESEAWLKEQISAVNQKLFDHSRAHEECQGMGTTVVCALYTGKTLTVAHIGDSRCYLLQGGSFIQLTEDHSLVNELVRTGGISKEDAEHHPRKNVLTKALGTDPEVKVEAHTFEIEPGDQVLLCSDGLTNKVDDETLKDMLTTLSSAEEKADQLVQLANDNGGEDNITVALLELPSQIEEGEDKC from the coding sequence TTGAAAACAGCCTTAAAAACGGACAGGGGAAAAATACGCCAGCACAATGAAGACGATGCCGGCATTTTCACAGAAAAAAACGGACTGGTATTAGCTGTTGTCTGCGATGGAATGGGAGGTCATCTGGCCGGCGATGTCGCCAGCAGGATGGCCGTCTCAGCCCTTCGTGATATTTGGGAGGAAACCGAAGAAGTCCCGGCTTCGCCGGCTGAAAGCGAAGCGTGGCTGAAAGAGCAGATTTCAGCCGTCAACCAAAAACTTTTCGACCATTCGAGGGCCCACGAAGAGTGCCAGGGAATGGGGACAACGGTCGTCTGCGCTTTATACACGGGAAAAACGCTGACGGTCGCCCATATCGGAGACAGCCGCTGCTATCTCCTGCAAGGCGGAAGTTTCATACAGCTGACGGAAGATCACTCGCTTGTCAATGAACTCGTGCGGACTGGGGGGATTTCGAAGGAGGATGCTGAACACCATCCGCGGAAAAACGTGCTCACAAAAGCGCTCGGCACAGATCCCGAAGTGAAGGTAGAAGCCCACACATTTGAAATCGAACCGGGTGATCAAGTGCTATTATGTTCTGACGGGCTGACGAATAAAGTGGATGATGAGACACTGAAGGATATGCTCACGACTCTTTCTTCTGCGGAGGAGAAAGCGGATCAGCTCGTTCAGCTGGCCAATGACAACGGCGGCGAAGACAATATCACCGTCGCGCTATTGGAACTTCCTTCTCAAATTGAAGAAGGTGAAGACAAGTGTTAA
- the pknB gene encoding Stk1 family PASTA domain-containing Ser/Thr kinase, with translation MLIGRRISGRYEILRAIGGGGMANVYLALDIILDREVAIKVLRFDFVHDADFIRRFRREAQSAASLDHPNIVSIYDVGEEDDIYYIVMEYVEGMTLKEYINRTGPLHPKEAVQIMEQIVSAIAHAHDNQIVHRDIKPHNILIDHMGHIKVTDFGIAMALSSTTITHTNSVLGSVHYLSPEQARGGLSTKKSDIYSLGIVLFELLTARMPFEGESAVSIALKHLQSETPSVKRWNPAVPQSIENVVLKAMAKDPFHRYEAAEEMENDLKTAFDPDRLNEKRFTIPSDDEMTKAVPIIKNLPENGSSSQSGGGEEEAAPLSKKEKKKQAKANKKKKRKKWPLILLTVFFVLAASAVLALTVFPSLFIPKDVAVPDVAGLEYEEAVIKLEDEGFEVDPNAEDIADDKIEEGLIVKTDPAAGDIVKEGSTVKLYKSSGKEKTEVDDVVGQKVDAAKKLLEQKGFKNIKTEEVHDEEEAGTIIEQDPAAGTEIVAADDEVKLTVSLGPEAITLRDLKTYSKQAASGYLDDHQLVLVEKEAHSEDVPEGQVIKQKPEAGASVKPGDKVEVTFSLGPKQKPVKTVTEKIDIPYEPGAAGEEQNVQISIDDEEHSISDVYENFKITAPAERTIKFRIAPGQKGYYQVTINDKVVRSKTIEYPEDE, from the coding sequence GTGTTAATCGGCAGACGGATCAGCGGACGTTACGAAATCCTGCGCGCCATCGGCGGCGGGGGGATGGCGAACGTTTATTTAGCGCTGGACATCATCCTCGACCGTGAAGTCGCGATTAAAGTGCTGCGGTTTGACTTCGTTCACGATGCCGATTTTATCAGGCGGTTCAGACGGGAAGCGCAGTCCGCTGCAAGCCTCGACCACCCGAATATCGTCAGCATTTATGATGTCGGAGAAGAAGATGACATCTATTATATCGTGATGGAGTATGTCGAGGGGATGACCCTGAAAGAATACATAAATCGAACAGGCCCACTTCATCCGAAAGAAGCGGTCCAAATCATGGAGCAGATCGTATCCGCCATCGCACATGCCCATGATAACCAGATTGTCCACCGGGATATTAAGCCCCACAACATTTTGATCGACCATATGGGCCACATTAAAGTGACTGATTTCGGCATCGCCATGGCGCTCAGCTCGACGACCATCACGCACACCAACTCGGTTTTGGGCTCTGTCCATTATTTGTCGCCCGAACAGGCGAGAGGCGGATTATCGACGAAAAAATCCGATATCTACTCGCTCGGCATCGTGCTTTTCGAGCTGCTGACGGCGCGTATGCCGTTTGAAGGAGAATCGGCGGTCAGCATCGCGCTGAAACATCTCCAATCAGAAACGCCGTCGGTGAAAAGATGGAACCCGGCCGTGCCGCAAAGCATAGAAAACGTCGTCCTGAAAGCGATGGCAAAAGATCCATTCCATCGCTATGAAGCGGCCGAAGAGATGGAAAACGATTTGAAAACGGCTTTCGACCCGGACCGGCTCAACGAAAAGCGCTTCACGATTCCATCCGATGATGAGATGACGAAAGCAGTTCCGATCATCAAGAATCTGCCGGAAAACGGGAGCAGCTCGCAATCCGGCGGCGGAGAAGAGGAAGCGGCTCCATTATCAAAAAAAGAAAAGAAGAAGCAGGCAAAAGCAAACAAGAAGAAAAAAAGAAAGAAATGGCCGCTTATATTGCTGACGGTGTTTTTCGTTCTGGCTGCGTCAGCCGTCTTGGCTTTAACGGTGTTTCCGTCGCTCTTTATTCCGAAAGATGTGGCCGTTCCCGATGTTGCCGGCCTTGAATATGAAGAAGCCGTCATCAAGCTTGAAGACGAAGGATTTGAAGTTGATCCGAATGCTGAAGACATTGCCGACGATAAAATTGAAGAAGGGCTGATCGTGAAGACGGACCCTGCAGCCGGCGATATCGTGAAGGAAGGTTCAACTGTCAAGCTATATAAAAGCTCAGGCAAAGAGAAAACTGAAGTCGATGATGTGGTCGGCCAGAAAGTCGATGCCGCCAAGAAGCTTCTTGAGCAAAAAGGCTTTAAAAACATCAAGACAGAAGAAGTGCACGATGAAGAAGAAGCGGGAACCATCATCGAACAGGACCCTGCAGCCGGAACCGAAATCGTTGCCGCCGACGACGAGGTCAAATTAACGGTCAGCCTCGGTCCGGAAGCCATTACTTTAAGGGATTTAAAAACATACAGCAAACAGGCGGCTTCGGGCTATTTGGACGACCATCAGCTTGTCCTTGTCGAAAAGGAGGCGCATTCTGAAGACGTGCCGGAAGGTCAGGTCATTAAACAAAAGCCGGAGGCGGGGGCATCAGTCAAGCCGGGAGACAAAGTCGAGGTCACGTTTTCGCTCGGACCTAAACAAAAGCCCGTCAAAACGGTGACCGAGAAAATTGATATTCCTTATGAACCGGGAGCGGCGGGCGAAGAACAAAACGTCCAAATTTCGATCGATGATGAAGAACACAGCATTTCTGACGTCTACGAAAATTTCAAAATCACAGCGCCGGCAGAGCGGACGATCAAATTCAGGATTGCGCCCGGCCAAAAAGGGTATTATCAAGTAACGATCAACGATAAAGTAGTCAGGTCAAAAACGATTGAATATCCTGAGGATGAATAA
- the rsgA gene encoding ribosome small subunit-dependent GTPase A: protein MPEGKIIKALSGFYYVLDGDQVIQCRGRGVFRKNKVTPLVGDDVVYQADNDKEGYILEIKDRFNELVRPPISNVDQAVLVFSAKEPTFSTSLLDRFLVLVEAGDIRPIICITKMDLVDDDALKEQIHQYAEDYRNIGYSVYLTSMKSGRGIEDIIPHFQDKITVFAGQSGVGKSSLLNAISPDLELKTAGISAHLGRGKHTTRHVELIDINGGLVADTPGFSSLEFAGIEAEDLGQTFLEIGEKSAECKFRGCLHIKEPNCAVKRAVENGEIAQYRYNHYVEFLTEIKDRKPRY, encoded by the coding sequence ATGCCTGAGGGCAAAATCATTAAAGCATTAAGTGGATTTTACTATGTATTGGATGGCGATCAGGTCATTCAGTGCAGAGGAAGAGGGGTTTTCAGAAAAAATAAAGTAACCCCTCTCGTCGGCGACGATGTTGTCTACCAAGCCGATAACGATAAGGAAGGCTACATTCTCGAGATTAAAGACAGATTCAATGAATTGGTCAGACCTCCGATCAGCAACGTGGATCAGGCGGTTCTCGTGTTTTCGGCAAAGGAGCCGACATTCAGCACGTCGCTTTTGGATCGTTTTTTAGTGCTGGTTGAGGCGGGTGATATTAGGCCGATCATATGCATCACGAAAATGGACCTTGTGGATGATGACGCGCTGAAAGAGCAGATTCATCAATATGCCGAAGACTACCGGAACATCGGGTACAGCGTCTATTTGACATCAATGAAAAGCGGAAGAGGCATCGAAGACATCATCCCCCATTTTCAGGATAAAATCACCGTATTCGCCGGCCAGTCCGGCGTGGGCAAGTCTTCGCTTTTAAATGCGATCAGCCCTGACCTTGAACTGAAAACCGCCGGGATTTCCGCCCACTTGGGAAGGGGAAAACATACGACGCGCCATGTGGAGCTGATCGATATAAACGGCGGGCTCGTCGCGGACACCCCGGGCTTCAGCTCGCTTGAGTTTGCCGGTATTGAAGCTGAAGATTTAGGGCAGACATTTTTGGAAATCGGCGAAAAGAGCGCCGAATGCAAGTTCCGCGGATGCCTGCATATAAAAGAACCGAACTGCGCCGTCAAACGCGCCGTGGAAAACGGTGAAATCGCCCAGTATCGCTACAACCATTATGTTGAATTTTTAACAGAGATCAAAGATAGAAAGCCGAGGTATTAA
- the rpe gene encoding ribulose-phosphate 3-epimerase, with product MVYVAPSILSADFARLGEEIRDVEQGGADFIHIDVMDGHFVPNLTIGPLVVEAVRPITELPLDVHLMIEAPDRYIPAFAKAGADILSVHVEACPHLHRTIQLIKEQGVKAGVVLNPHTPVQQIEHVLEDLDLVLLMTVNPGFGGQSFISSVLPKIRQVKEMAEQKGLADLLIEVDGGVNKNTARQCIEAGANLLVAGSAVYNEKDRKKAISDIKGALG from the coding sequence ATGGTATATGTTGCTCCTTCTATTCTTTCAGCCGATTTTGCCCGTCTAGGGGAGGAAATTCGAGATGTTGAACAAGGCGGCGCCGATTTCATCCACATCGATGTGATGGACGGCCATTTCGTTCCCAACCTGACCATCGGGCCGCTTGTAGTGGAAGCCGTCCGCCCGATCACTGAGCTTCCGCTCGACGTTCATTTAATGATCGAAGCGCCTGACCGCTATATACCTGCTTTTGCAAAAGCGGGCGCCGATATTTTGTCCGTCCATGTTGAAGCATGCCCGCACCTTCACAGGACGATCCAGCTCATCAAAGAGCAAGGGGTCAAAGCGGGAGTCGTCTTGAATCCGCATACCCCTGTGCAGCAGATCGAGCATGTGCTTGAAGACCTTGATCTCGTATTATTGATGACGGTGAATCCGGGCTTCGGCGGACAGTCGTTTATTTCCTCGGTCCTGCCGAAAATCAGGCAGGTCAAGGAGATGGCTGAGCAAAAAGGACTTGCCGATCTGCTGATTGAAGTGGACGGTGGCGTCAACAAAAATACGGCAAGACAGTGTATTGAAGCGGGAGCGAACCTGCTTGTCGCAGGATCTGCCGTTTATAACGAAAAAGACCGCAAAAAAGCCATTTCCGATATAAAAGGTGCGCTTGGGTAA